In the Methanobacterium sp. Maddingley MBC34 genome, GTTTGTGATGGGAAACCACGCTGACATGCTTCTGAATCCCAGTCTGGAGTGATTGCTGGTACAATTACTTTGTCACCAACTTTGAAGTCTTGGACTTCACTACCTACTTCATCTATTATACCTACAGCTTCGTGTCCTAAAATCATGTTGTGTCGTTCACCTATTGCTCCTTCCCAAACGGTGTGCACATCAGATGTACATGGTGCTAATGCTGTTGGTCTTACAATGGCATCTCTTGGCCCACATTTTGGCCTTTCTTTTTCTATCCATCCTACTTCGCCAATTTTTAACATTGCATATCCTTTCATTTTTGTCCCTCGTTAAAATTTTTGCACGTGCTACAATTGACATAATTGATCATCATATATAAACATACCGAATAGTCTGTTTGCAATGATTAATAATTAGTATTCATAGAGAATATTCTCTTTTTTTTAATTAAAAAAAGAACGTTTTGAACTTAATTTTGAAGATAAGTTCGTTATGTAGTATTATTTTTTTAAAAAATAGTGAATTATTCTATATAATTATTAAAACATTTTATAAATCTTTTTTATGATTTTTTGAAGATTAATTAGTGGTAGAAATAAAAAATATTTCGATTATGGTAAATTAATCAAAATTCAGCCGGTTAAAACCGTGAAATTATTTCATAGAGCCACTAATCTTTAAAAAAAAATAGATGAATCAAAACAAATTTTTCCGAATCATCATGTTTACAAATTTATTTTTTGAGGCGATGAGTAACATGAAATTTAGTAGAATACCATGTTGGTAACATTACTTCTCAAGTTGGTAACATTACTTTTCAGGTTGGTAACATTGCTTTTCAGGTT is a window encoding:
- a CDS encoding theronine dehydrogenase-like Zn-dependent dehydrogenase (PFAM: Alcohol dehydrogenase GroES-like domain) — translated: MKGYAMLKIGEVGWIEKERPKCGPRDAIVRPTALAPCTSDVHTVWEGAIGERHNMILGHEAVGIIDEVGSEVQDFKVGDKVIVPAITPDWDSEACQRGFPSQT